The following coding sequences lie in one Mycobacterium sp. Z3061 genomic window:
- a CDS encoding acetyltransferase, translating into MSARITALRLEAFEQLPKHARRCVFWEVDPGTLGKDEHLADPEFEKEAWLSMVMLEWGSCGQVATAIPDERSQAEPPCLGYVLYAPPRAVPRATRFPTAPVSADAVLLTSMGIERGQADEDLPHHLITRVIEELVRRGVRALEAFGRTAAATELQEPVDDDVRPVFDALGDCSVEHCIIDADFLIDAGFVVVAPHPYFPRLRLELDKGLGWKAEVEAALERLLEAAQLQQPVGAASAASVGSEMTAGETTPAARQVDDCETRNR; encoded by the coding sequence GTGTCAGCTCGGATTACAGCGCTGCGGCTCGAAGCCTTCGAGCAGCTCCCCAAGCACGCGCGTCGCTGCGTCTTCTGGGAAGTCGATCCGGGGACGCTCGGCAAGGACGAGCACCTCGCCGATCCGGAATTCGAAAAAGAGGCGTGGCTGTCGATGGTCATGCTGGAGTGGGGCTCCTGCGGCCAGGTTGCGACGGCGATTCCTGACGAACGCAGCCAGGCCGAACCACCCTGCCTGGGCTACGTCCTGTATGCCCCGCCGCGCGCGGTTCCGCGCGCGACCCGCTTTCCCACCGCGCCGGTCTCCGCCGACGCGGTGCTCCTGACTTCGATGGGTATCGAGCGGGGGCAGGCGGACGAGGATCTCCCGCACCACTTGATCACGCGCGTCATCGAGGAACTGGTGCGCCGCGGCGTCCGCGCGCTGGAGGCTTTCGGGCGCACTGCAGCGGCGACGGAGTTGCAGGAGCCGGTGGACGACGACGTGCGGCCGGTGTTCGACGCGCTCGGCGACTGCTCGGTCGAACATTGCATCATCGATGCCGACTTCCTGATCGACGCCGGCTTCGTGGTGGTCGCGCCGCACCCGTACTTCCCGCGACTGCGCCTCGAACTGGACAAGGGGCTGGGGTGGAAGGCCGAAGTCGAGGCGGCCCTCGAGCGACTGCTGGAGGCCGCGCAGCTGCAACAACCGGTGGGGGCGGCGTCCGCTGCTTCAGTCGGCAGTGAGATGACGGCCGGCGAGACTACGCCGGCGGCCCGTCAGGTCGACGATTGCGAGACTAGGAACCGCTGA